In Candidatus Omnitrophota bacterium, a single genomic region encodes these proteins:
- the pilM gene encoding type IV pilus assembly protein PilM, translating into MFNPLRSKKLKANVGLNISSSGISVAEMAGKNEKYHLLHFGFEPLKDTKAKADLGDAIKKAMDNAGITSKEVNTSVAGQEVIVRYIEFPQMAKDELNSAIKFEAEKYIPFNIDDVVLDCQILDKGSQGKMKVLLVAAKKDLIDKHISLIEQAGLRATLIDVDSFAIINAFQANNPRQVTGTIALLNLGKELSSINILKGNTSCFTRDILIGGDNLNVENLLSEIHLSFDYYESQFEKGIDRVFLNGESSGLAGLRDSLKESLKLEIRPWNAVEGLEIDPGLDKEKLSAVSDKLTVAVGLALRKA; encoded by the coding sequence ATGTTCAACCCTTTGAGGTCAAAGAAGTTAAAAGCGAACGTCGGCTTGAATATTAGCTCTTCCGGCATAAGTGTGGCTGAAATGGCTGGAAAGAATGAGAAATACCATCTCTTGCATTTTGGTTTTGAGCCGCTAAAAGATACAAAAGCTAAAGCAGATTTAGGAGATGCCATTAAAAAGGCAATGGATAATGCCGGGATAACTTCCAAGGAAGTAAATACCTCTGTTGCCGGCCAGGAAGTAATAGTCAGATATATCGAGTTTCCCCAGATGGCTAAGGATGAGTTAAACAGCGCTATTAAATTTGAGGCAGAGAAGTATATCCCTTTTAATATTGACGATGTAGTATTGGACTGCCAGATTCTGGATAAGGGCTCTCAAGGCAAGATGAAGGTGCTTTTGGTAGCGGCTAAAAAGGACTTGATTGATAAGCATATTAGCCTTATCGAACAAGCAGGGCTTAGGGCTACCCTGATCGACGTGGATTCCTTTGCAATAATAAACGCCTTTCAGGCGAATAATCCCCGGCAGGTTACCGGGACCATTGCCCTTCTTAACTTGGGAAAAGAGCTTTCCAGCATAAATATATTAAAGGGCAATACCTCCTGTTTTACCAGAGATATCCTGATCGGGGGAGACAACCTAAATGTTGAAAATTTGCTGAGTGAGATCCACCTTTCTTTTGATTATTATGAAAGCCAGTTTGAAAAAGGGATTGACCGGGTTTTTCTAAACGGCGAATCCTCCGGTCTCGCCGGCCTGAGAGATTCTCTAAAGGAAAGTTTGAAATTGGAGATTAGGCCCTGGAATGCCGTAGAAGGCCTGGAAATCGATCCCGGTCTCGATAAGGAAAAGCTGTCTGCTGTCTCAGATAAATTAACAGTGGCTGTTGGGTTGGCGTTGAGAAAAGCATGA
- a CDS encoding PilN domain-containing protein, protein MIQINLLPQNLRKRKREIPEIPLLPVGIGIVVILIVSSFILLAVLSHYQGRVKTLSGQLKQKNLSKQKAFKLQTGVKRFRSKERIIDQLTRRKFFWAEKLNLISDLIPNGVWLTDISFKETGSSGFLTLDGMAIPYKKQEMINLVTLFMKNLKQDSIFYNEFASIKLGPIHRIKIGDVEAMQFSLTCQFKKEEKKDE, encoded by the coding sequence ATGATCCAGATAAATCTTTTGCCCCAGAACTTACGAAAAAGAAAAAGAGAAATTCCCGAAATTCCCCTTTTGCCTGTCGGAATAGGCATTGTGGTAATTTTAATTGTATCAAGCTTTATTTTACTGGCTGTTCTCAGTCACTATCAAGGCCGGGTTAAAACGTTGAGCGGCCAGCTAAAGCAGAAAAATCTTTCCAAACAAAAGGCATTTAAACTGCAAACAGGAGTTAAGCGGTTCAGATCAAAAGAGCGGATAATCGATCAACTGACCAGGCGCAAGTTTTTCTGGGCAGAAAAATTGAACCTGATCAGCGATTTAATCCCCAACGGGGTATGGTTGACCGATATTTCTTTCAAAGAAACAGGCAGTTCGGGGTTTCTAACCCTGGACGGCATGGCTATCCCTTATAAAAAGCAGGAAATGATTAATTTAGTTACTTTGTTTATGAAGAATCTTAAACAGGATAGCATTTTTTATAACGAATTTGCAAGTATAAAGTTAGGGCCAATCCACCGGATAAAAATTGGCGATGTGGAAGCAATGCAGTTTAGCCTGACCTGTCAATTTAAAAAAGAAGAAAAAAAAGATGAATAA
- the pilO gene encoding type 4a pilus biogenesis protein PilO, whose product MNKIDITKLSKEKSQLLILSFLVMIIILAGYFYFFLTPKVAALGTALTQTAVLRKKIIAADDLIANTGKFKSEIAELKEQVGQYETRLPAKKEIASILNQLSGLASREQIKIIGIKELELEKSKDDPKKSAYDEIPIQIDMKSGYHQLARFINQIESSDRLMKIESLKVNFDPRDPGKHTVRIIVSAFVLVKE is encoded by the coding sequence ATGAATAAAATAGACATAACTAAACTGAGCAAGGAAAAAAGTCAGCTTCTCATCCTGTCTTTTCTGGTTATGATTATCATCCTGGCGGGTTATTTTTATTTCTTTTTAACCCCGAAGGTGGCTGCATTAGGCACGGCTCTGACGCAGACAGCAGTGCTTAGAAAAAAGATTATCGCAGCTGATGATCTTATAGCCAATACCGGCAAGTTTAAGAGTGAGATCGCTGAGTTAAAAGAGCAGGTCGGGCAATATGAAACAAGACTGCCCGCCAAAAAGGAAATCGCCTCGATATTGAACCAGCTTTCCGGGCTTGCCTCGCGGGAGCAGATCAAGATAATCGGGATTAAAGAATTAGAATTAGAAAAATCCAAGGATGATCCTAAAAAAAGTGCTTATGATGAAATTCCAATACAGATAGATATGAAATCCGGCTATCACCAATTGGCCAGGTTTATTAACCAGATAGAAAGTTCGGACCGTTTGATGAAAATAGAATCTCTAAAAGTAAATTTTGATCCGCGGGATCCGGGTAAGCACACGGTCAGGATTATCGTCAGCGCTTTTGTTTTGGTAAAAGAGTAA
- a CDS encoding Rne/Rng family ribonuclease, with protein MLKEILVNADNKEKRIALLEDKTLEEFYIEREESKGIFGNIYKGKVKTIVPGMGAAFVNLGLKKDGFLYVSDALSLPEEYKEPGQAAPKKDLSIRDVVHKGQEILVQVIKEPIGTKGVRLTTRISLPSRNMVLMPGEENIGVSRRIENETERNRLKKLLKELKPPKGMGFIIRTVAQGKTKKELSRDVKYLANLWRGITARSRKAKVPALVHSELDLVLKIVRDRLIEDITHVLVDRKDEYKRIVRFVKTLLPFYLSKIKFYRGNVLLFEEYKLKQEIDKIFKPVAYLKSGGHIVIEQTEGLIVVDVNTGRFTGKKELEDTVFKTNCQAASEVARQARLRNIGGIIVIDFIDMDLSKNRQKVIKILKEALSRDKAKIEVLPVSDIGLVEMTRQRTGPSLADVLYQPCPYCQGSGSVKSIISIAIETSRRIEAFLRNSRNTPKRAVVIKTHPQVARRLLNEDRGSIIYLEKKFRTRIIIEENKDFHLEEVKIG; from the coding sequence ATGCTTAAAGAGATTTTAGTAAACGCTGACAATAAAGAAAAAAGAATAGCGCTTTTAGAAGATAAGACCCTGGAAGAATTTTACATCGAGAGAGAGGAATCAAAAGGCATTTTTGGAAATATCTATAAAGGCAAGGTCAAAACCATAGTTCCCGGCATGGGAGCTGCCTTTGTGAATTTGGGTTTGAAAAAGGACGGTTTCCTTTATGTATCAGATGCCCTGAGCCTTCCGGAAGAGTATAAAGAGCCTGGTCAAGCTGCGCCGAAAAAAGATTTGAGCATCAGGGATGTGGTTCACAAGGGCCAGGAGATACTGGTGCAGGTTATCAAAGAGCCAATCGGTACTAAAGGAGTAAGGCTTACTACCCGGATTAGTTTACCCTCCAGAAATATGGTTTTAATGCCCGGGGAAGAAAATATCGGCGTTTCCAGAAGGATTGAAAACGAAACAGAGCGAAATCGTTTAAAAAAACTCTTAAAGGAACTTAAACCGCCCAAAGGTATGGGGTTTATTATCCGCACCGTTGCCCAGGGGAAGACCAAAAAGGAGCTCAGCAGGGATGTTAAATATTTAGCTAACCTTTGGAGGGGGATAACCGCAAGATCCCGAAAAGCCAAGGTACCTGCGCTGGTGCATAGCGAGCTGGATCTTGTATTAAAAATAGTCAGGGACAGGCTTATTGAGGATATAACCCATGTATTGGTAGACCGCAAGGATGAGTATAAAAGGATAGTTCGTTTTGTGAAAACACTCCTGCCTTTCTATTTATCCAAGATAAAGTTTTACCGGGGTAATGTCTTATTGTTCGAAGAGTATAAGCTGAAGCAGGAGATAGATAAAATATTTAAGCCGGTAGCTTATCTTAAGTCCGGCGGACATATAGTAATAGAACAAACCGAAGGTTTGATAGTCGTAGATGTAAACACCGGTCGTTTTACCGGCAAAAAGGAGCTGGAAGACACGGTATTTAAAACAAATTGCCAGGCTGCTTCTGAAGTTGCCAGGCAGGCCCGGTTAAGAAATATCGGCGGTATAATAGTAATAGATTTTATTGATATGGACTTGAGCAAGAACCGCCAGAAAGTAATCAAGATTTTAAAAGAGGCTCTTAGCCGCGATAAGGCAAAGATCGAAGTCTTACCTGTCTCAGATATCGGCCTGGTAGAGATGACCAGACAAAGAACAGGTCCTTCCTTGGCCGATGTGCTTTATCAGCCCTGTCCTTATTGCCAGGGAAGCGGTTCTGTCAAGTCAATAATCAGCATAGCTATTGAAACATCGCGCCGGATTGAAGCGTTTCTCCGGAATTCTCGAAACACGCCTAAGAGAGCGGTTGTTATTAAAACCCATCCTCAGGTAGCAAGAAGGCTTTTAAATGAGGATAGAGGATCGATAATTTACTTGGAGAAAAAATTCAGGACCAGGATAATAATTGAAGAGAACAAGGATTTTCATCTTGAAGAGGTTAAGATAGGATAG
- the rplU gene encoding 50S ribosomal protein L21, which translates to MYAIVRTGSKQYKVKKGDVLEVERLNKKAGSRIQLKEVLLVHDGKEIAIGKPFLKNTTLDCEVLAHLRGKKTIAFRYRAKKSTRRKVGHRQELTKLEVKSIAVSQ; encoded by the coding sequence ATGTATGCCATAGTTCGTACCGGCAGTAAGCAGTACAAGGTTAAGAAAGGCGACGTGTTAGAAGTCGAAAGATTGAATAAAAAAGCAGGAAGCCGAATTCAACTAAAAGAAGTTCTTTTGGTTCATGATGGCAAGGAAATTGCTATCGGCAAACCGTTTTTAAAGAATACCACTTTGGACTGTGAGGTCCTGGCTCATTTGCGCGGAAAAAAGACAATTGCCTTTAGGTACCGCGCGAAGAAATCGACAAGAAGAAAAGTGGGGCACAGGCAGGAGCTGACCAAGCTTGAGGTGAAAAGCATAGCGGTTAGCCAGTGA
- the rpmA gene encoding 50S ribosomal protein L27 yields MAHKKGLGSSRNGRDSRSKRLGVKLYGGQSVKAGSIILRQRGTKFMPGINVGRGRDDTLFALRDGVVQFKKPKTVSIV; encoded by the coding sequence ATGGCGCATAAAAAAGGATTAGGTTCTTCCAGAAACGGCAGGGACAGCCGCTCTAAACGGCTGGGGGTAAAGCTTTACGGTGGTCAGTCTGTAAAGGCAGGCAGCATTATTCTCAGACAGCGGGGCACTAAATTTATGCCGGGGATTAATGTCGGAAGGGGCAGAGATGATACCCTTTTTGCCCTTCGGGATGGCGTTGTCCAGTTCAAAAAACCGAAGACCGTAAGTATAGTTTAA
- the obgE gene encoding GTPase ObgE yields MFIDRGKIFVKAGDGGSGCDSFRSGRFRKIKIPNGGDGGRGGDVIAKVDKNLRTLLDFRYKKHFKAKSGGHGGSNNKTGKNAQSSIIRVPRGTVVCDAGKDKFILGDLVKSGEELRVAKGGKGGKGNSSRGPALKGEAGEARQLQLELKLIADVGIIGFPNSGKSTLISRISNAKPKVASYPFTTLEPAVGVLVCEDFKNIVVCDIPGLISGAHQGRGLGYDFLRHIERTNLLIHLIDMSVDNPKGALKSYVSLNKELELYGSGLKDKPQIIVANKMDLTGSIANLDSFRSGVNKEVCAISALTNEGIDRLKQLLSEKVVSIW; encoded by the coding sequence ATGTTCATTGACCGGGGAAAGATATTTGTCAAGGCAGGTGACGGAGGATCCGGTTGCGATAGCTTTAGATCCGGCAGATTCAGAAAAATTAAGATACCCAATGGAGGTGACGGCGGCCGGGGCGGAGACGTTATTGCCAAAGTCGATAAAAATTTAAGAACTTTATTGGACTTTCGTTACAAGAAACATTTTAAGGCTAAATCCGGAGGGCACGGAGGCAGTAATAATAAGACAGGTAAAAATGCCCAATCCAGCATTATCCGCGTTCCCCGGGGTACGGTTGTTTGCGATGCCGGAAAAGACAAATTTATCTTGGGCGATTTGGTAAAGTCCGGCGAGGAGCTGAGGGTCGCTAAAGGAGGAAAAGGCGGAAAGGGAAACAGCAGCCGCGGTCCGGCTTTGAAAGGAGAAGCTGGAGAAGCCAGGCAGTTACAGTTAGAGTTGAAATTGATAGCCGATGTTGGGATAATCGGTTTTCCCAATAGCGGTAAATCTACTTTGATATCGCGGATTTCAAATGCAAAGCCAAAGGTCGCCTCTTACCCGTTTACTACCCTGGAACCGGCTGTTGGCGTTTTGGTTTGCGAAGATTTTAAAAATATTGTTGTCTGTGATATCCCGGGCTTAATTTCCGGAGCGCATCAGGGCAGGGGCTTGGGCTACGACTTCTTGCGGCATATCGAAAGGACCAATTTGCTGATTCATTTAATCGATATGTCTGTTGACAACCCAAAAGGCGCGTTAAAGAGTTATGTATCTTTAAATAAAGAATTAGAGCTTTACGGTTCCGGCTTGAAAGACAAGCCTCAGATTATTGTGGCCAACAAGATGGATCTGACCGGCTCAATTGCCAATCTTGACAGTTTTAGGTCCGGGGTTAATAAAGAAGTTTGTGCTATCTCGGCCTTAACTAATGAAGGGATAGACAGGTTAAAGCAGCTCTTGAGCGAAAAGGTTGTTAGTATATGGTAA
- the proB gene encoding glutamate 5-kinase encodes MVIVRKSDGRKKLFSNTRRIVIKLGTAILTGRDNLLDKPQIKQLVFQVSSLLDRNFEIILVSSGAIGAGMGLLEMKSRPSLLPLLQATAAVGQSQLMKVYDSFFKLKGYLTAQILLTAEDLNNRERYLNARNTISTLFNRKVLAIINENDTVSADEIKFGDNDNLASLVAALVDADLLIVLSDVDGLLNDKGKKGVLAVVDRITPEIEGKVRSSSGVGVGGMRTKLQAAKTVTKSGIPMIIANGRTKDVLIKVVAGQPIGTVFLPAKDKMAARKRWIAYSAVSKGEIKIDPGAGQALTKKGKSLLAGGIIGAAGGFKPGDIVKILDNQGQEFARGISNYSKDEVLKIKGVKTSGIKSVLGYKYYDEVIHRNNLVIL; translated from the coding sequence ATGGTAATAGTAAGAAAATCCGACGGCAGAAAAAAATTGTTTTCCAATACCAGGCGAATAGTAATTAAACTGGGAACTGCTATTTTGACTGGACGGGACAATCTTTTGGATAAGCCTCAGATTAAACAGCTGGTCTTTCAGGTCTCCAGCCTGCTTGACCGAAACTTTGAAATTATTCTGGTAAGTTCAGGTGCTATTGGCGCGGGAATGGGGCTGCTGGAGATGAAATCCAGGCCCAGCTTGCTTCCTTTGCTGCAGGCTACCGCAGCCGTCGGGCAAAGCCAGTTAATGAAAGTCTATGATTCATTTTTTAAACTAAAGGGTTATTTGACTGCTCAGATTCTTTTGACTGCCGAGGATTTAAATAACCGGGAGAGGTATCTTAATGCCCGCAATACCATTTCCACTTTGTTCAACCGTAAGGTACTTGCGATTATCAATGAAAACGATACAGTATCCGCAGACGAGATAAAATTCGGGGATAATGATAATTTGGCAAGCTTGGTGGCTGCCTTGGTAGACGCTGATTTATTGATAGTTCTTTCTGATGTTGACGGTCTTTTAAACGATAAAGGAAAAAAGGGTGTCCTGGCTGTAGTTGATCGGATTACGCCTGAAATTGAAGGTAAGGTCCGGAGCTCCTCCGGCGTAGGTGTAGGAGGAATGCGGACAAAACTTCAGGCAGCTAAGACAGTAACCAAGTCAGGCATTCCAATGATTATCGCTAACGGAAGGACAAAGGATGTTTTGATAAAGGTAGTCGCCGGTCAGCCAATAGGCACGGTATTTTTACCGGCAAAAGATAAAATGGCAGCCAGAAAGAGATGGATAGCTTATTCTGCTGTATCCAAAGGAGAGATTAAGATTGATCCCGGAGCCGGACAGGCCTTGACAAAAAAAGGAAAGAGTTTGTTAGCCGGAGGAATAATAGGGGCAGCCGGCGGCTTTAAACCCGGAGATATAGTCAAAATTTTAGATAATCAGGGACAGGAATTTGCCCGGGGAATATCTAATTATTCAAAGGACGAAGTTTTAAAAATCAAAGGGGTTAAGACTTCGGGGATTAAATCAGTACTGGGCTATAAATATTATGACGAGGTCATCCATCGGAATAATTTGGTGATACTATAA
- a CDS encoding glutamate-5-semialdehyde dehydrogenase produces the protein MSIETDILKIAQQAKKASLMLANLPTRVKNKALSAMAGALRKNAGLILAANKKDLRSAKRNGLSPAFIDRLMLGRSGILKMSKAIAQVAELGDAVGEIIHIWKRPNGMIIGKVRVPLGVIAIVYESRPEVTSECSSLCLKSGNSVILRGGKEAIHSNTAIWKILSAVCHLNGLPKGSISFIQTTSHQAVDILLKMDQYLNLVIPRGGEGLIKKVTRNSRIPVIKHYKGICHIYVDKYADLNMAEHICFNAKCQRPGVCNAVETLLVHQEVADRFLPSMAGKLQKAGVEIRGCEITRKIVKGAKKAVLKDWSEEYLDLILSVKVVSSADQAIKHITEFGSGHSEAIITADSKTAFGFLKMVDSAAVYVNASTRFTDGGEFGMGSEIGISTDKIHARGPMGLKELTSYKYIILGNGQVRK, from the coding sequence ATGTCAATAGAAACAGATATTTTAAAAATAGCTCAACAGGCAAAAAAGGCCTCGCTAATGCTGGCCAACCTGCCAACCCGCGTTAAAAATAAGGCATTGTCGGCTATGGCCGGGGCTTTAAGGAAAAATGCAGGGTTGATCTTAGCTGCCAATAAAAAGGACCTTCGGTCAGCAAAAAGAAACGGCCTTTCTCCGGCATTTATCGACCGGCTGATGCTTGGCCGTTCCGGTATCTTAAAAATGAGTAAGGCCATAGCGCAGGTGGCTGAACTAGGCGATGCAGTCGGAGAAATAATCCATATCTGGAAAAGGCCTAACGGGATGATCATTGGAAAGGTAAGGGTGCCCCTGGGGGTTATCGCGATAGTCTATGAATCCCGGCCGGAGGTAACATCAGAATGCAGTTCTCTTTGTTTAAAATCAGGCAACAGCGTGATACTGCGCGGGGGTAAAGAGGCCATCCATTCTAATACTGCTATCTGGAAAATCCTGTCGGCGGTCTGTCATTTAAACGGACTGCCGAAAGGAAGTATTTCTTTTATCCAGACCACCTCTCATCAGGCTGTAGATATTCTGCTTAAAATGGATCAATATCTGAATCTGGTTATTCCCCGGGGTGGTGAAGGCCTGATTAAAAAAGTAACCCGTAACTCGCGCATCCCGGTAATTAAGCATTACAAGGGCATCTGCCACATTTATGTGGATAAGTATGCTGACTTGAATATGGCTGAGCACATTTGCTTTAATGCCAAATGCCAGCGTCCGGGAGTTTGCAATGCAGTGGAAACGCTCTTGGTCCATCAGGAGGTTGCTGATAGATTCCTGCCTTCTATGGCAGGTAAGCTTCAAAAAGCAGGTGTTGAAATCAGGGGATGCGAAATAACCAGAAAGATTGTTAAAGGAGCAAAAAAGGCTGTTTTAAAGGACTGGTCCGAGGAATATCTTGATTTGATATTATCGGTCAAAGTGGTTTCTTCGGCAGATCAGGCCATAAAACATATTACTGAATTTGGTTCAGGCCATTCTGAAGCAATTATAACCGCTGATTCGAAAACCGCTTTCGGTTTTTTAAAAATGGTTGATAGCGCAGCTGTTTATGTTAATGCCTCTACCCGGTTTACTGATGGGGGGGAATTCGGAATGGGCTCGGAGATAGGAATATCAACCGATAAGATTCATGCCCGCGGACCGATGGGCTTAAAAGAGCTGACTTCTTATAAGTATATAATACTGGGGAATGGGCAGGTAAGAAAATAA
- the nadD gene encoding nicotinate-nucleotide adenylyltransferase gives MRIGILGGTFNPVHIGHLILAEGAIEQLGLSKVIFIPAYLPPHKELKSKITAEQRYHMVKLITFSNPLFEASRLEIIRKGRSYTVDTLRRLREKFGLKQRIFFITGSDCLGRLSFWKEKKEIFKLAEFVIAARPDYPLKNIPRRTRLIKIAPVDISSSDIRKRLKSKKSIRYLVPDAVRNYIVKNKLYC, from the coding sequence ATGCGCATAGGCATTCTGGGCGGAACGTTCAATCCGGTTCACATCGGCCATTTAATATTGGCCGAAGGGGCTATTGAACAGCTGGGCTTGTCCAAAGTAATATTTATTCCTGCTTATCTGCCTCCCCATAAAGAACTCAAAAGCAAAATAACGGCCGAACAACGCTATCATATGGTAAAACTGATTACCTTCTCTAACCCTCTTTTTGAGGCATCAAGGCTGGAGATTATTCGTAAAGGCAGGTCATATACGGTAGATACCTTAAGACGGCTTAGAGAGAAATTTGGCCTTAAGCAAAGGATTTTTTTTATAACTGGTTCTGATTGCCTGGGCCGATTATCCTTCTGGAAAGAGAAAAAGGAGATTTTTAAACTGGCTGAGTTTGTTATAGCAGCCCGGCCGGATTATCCTCTTAAGAATATCCCCCGCAGGACAAGGCTGATAAAAATAGCACCTGTCGATATTTCTTCTTCCGATATTCGTAAGAGATTGAAATCTAAAAAATCAATACGTTATTTGGTACCCGATGCAGTTCGGAATTACATAGTCAAGAACAAATTATATTGCTAA
- a CDS encoding FIST N-terminal domain-containing protein, with amino-acid sequence MSIQVGVGAGKGLDPYQAGRDAANKATEKAKSMQPDLTIVFSSVIFDQEQMLNGVRSVVGGSSLVGCSSAGEITNDGPDKRSVAVLTIKSDTLKCTIGLGKEISSQARKAGQEAARQAGVSASQDRHFFMMMPDGLKGNAADVIRGIQEVLGTSFPIVGGSAGDDFLFRETTQYYNEQILVDAVPGVLFSGDISVGIGVRHGWCPVGKLRRVTKAKANVIKEIDGEPAIEIYQEYFDKAVENLIDKEPLPRMTTMYPLGMTIPGEDEYLLRNALRVNRQGELICAGEIPQGSEVRLMIGSEQSIILAAKNAANRALANIGNSRIKFVILFDSISRSKLLGRRNGLEIDAVKDILGWNVPLIGFYCYGEQAPLRAEKNIGQSYFHNESIVVIAIGEKDE; translated from the coding sequence GTGTCGATTCAGGTCGGTGTTGGAGCCGGTAAAGGATTGGATCCCTACCAGGCGGGCAGGGATGCTGCCAATAAGGCCACGGAGAAGGCGAAGTCAATGCAGCCTGATCTGACAATCGTTTTTTCTTCGGTTATCTTTGATCAGGAACAGATGTTGAACGGAGTCAGATCTGTAGTCGGCGGGTCTTCTTTGGTTGGCTGTAGTTCCGCAGGAGAGATCACTAACGATGGCCCGGATAAAAGGTCGGTAGCAGTTTTAACTATAAAAAGCGATACCTTAAAATGCACTATTGGACTGGGTAAAGAGATTAGCAGCCAAGCCCGCAAAGCCGGCCAGGAAGCGGCAAGACAGGCTGGTGTTTCGGCGAGTCAGGACAGGCACTTTTTTATGATGATGCCTGATGGATTAAAAGGAAATGCTGCCGATGTTATCAGGGGAATCCAGGAAGTTTTAGGCACCAGTTTTCCTATTGTCGGCGGTTCCGCCGGAGACGATTTTTTATTCCGGGAAACGACCCAATATTATAATGAGCAGATTCTTGTTGATGCGGTGCCGGGAGTATTGTTCAGCGGAGACATCAGTGTCGGCATCGGGGTCAGGCATGGGTGGTGCCCGGTGGGTAAATTAAGAAGGGTTACCAAGGCAAAAGCCAACGTTATTAAAGAAATCGATGGTGAGCCGGCAATTGAAATTTATCAGGAATACTTTGATAAGGCAGTGGAGAATCTGATCGACAAAGAGCCGTTGCCCAGGATGACCACGATGTACCCTTTAGGAATGACTATTCCCGGAGAAGATGAGTATTTGCTTAGAAACGCTCTTCGGGTAAACAGGCAGGGAGAACTGATTTGCGCCGGAGAGATACCGCAGGGTTCGGAGGTCAGGCTTATGATCGGCAGCGAGCAATCAATAATTTTGGCAGCTAAGAATGCGGCAAACCGGGCCCTGGCAAATATCGGAAACTCCCGGATTAAATTCGTGATTCTTTTTGACTCCATTTCCCGTAGTAAGCTGCTTGGCCGGCGTAATGGCCTGGAGATAGATGCTGTTAAGGACATATTAGGCTGGAATGTTCCCCTGATCGGTTTTTACTGTTACGGAGAGCAGGCCCCGTTAAGGGCCGAGAAGAATATCGGACAATCGTATTTTCACAATGAATCGATAGTTGTTATCGCAATAGGTGAAAAAGATGAGTGA